The Humulus lupulus chromosome 3, drHumLupu1.1, whole genome shotgun sequence genome window below encodes:
- the LOC133821884 gene encoding reticulon-like protein B14 produces MISSSDSDVDHHLHLHRDRVGPHTKPVRLYGPGRSLHATFGGGKVADVLLWRNKQLSAAILAGLTFIWFLFEVAEFHLITLLCYILLFSMVAIFTCFRAAWLFNRNPPEFDEITLPESTFRTFFKNVNWALLKFYDISSGKDIRLFFLAICSLWMLSVIGNFVNTLNLFYIVVLCLETLPGLYERHRNEVDNLVDKLYRDSQNLFTKFERSVLDKIPRGPVKEKKYY; encoded by the exons atgatTTCTTCATCTGATTCTGATGTCGatcatcatcttcatcttcatcgtGATCGCGTTGGTCCCCATACAAAACCAGTCAGACTCTATGGCCCTGGAAGGTCTCTTCATGCCACTTTTGGAGGAGGAAAAG TTGCTGACGTATTGTTATGGAGGAACAAGCAACTATCAGCTGCAATCTTAGCTGGGTTAACATTTATATGGTTTCTATTTGAAGTGGCAGAGTTCCATCTTATTACTCTTCTATGTTATATCCTTCTTTTCTCAATGGTAGCCATATTCACGTGTTTTAGAGCAGCATGGCTATTTAAtcg GAATCCACCAGAGTTTGATGAAATTACTCTGCCAGAATCCACATTCAGAACTTTCTTTAAAAATGTCAACTGGGCTTTActgaaattttatgatatttcaAGTGGAAAAGATATCCGACTCTTTTTTCTG GCAATATGTTCTCTTTGGATGTTATCAGTTATTGGGAATTTTGTGAACACTTTGAATCTTTTCTATATTG TGGTGTTGTGCTTAGAAACACTTCCAGGTTTGTATGAGAGACATCGAAACGAAGTGGATAATCTTGTTGACAAACTCTACCGAGACTCCCAAAATTTGTTCACCAAATTTGAACGCAGTGTGCTCGACAAAATTCCCAGAGGACCAGTCAAAGAAAAGAAATATTACTGA